Proteins from one Toxotes jaculatrix isolate fToxJac2 chromosome 13, fToxJac2.pri, whole genome shotgun sequence genomic window:
- the nrm gene encoding nurim, with the protein MASVTGRGWALCTVSLLNFAFVFISGADFIRFISFRAIYHNITGDTTLCQDSVSWSVALRDSSVLGSLVVDLGLLALFTTQHSLLAWSPVKQALQSVLGALNRTAYCFTTALALQILMRYWQPVTGAPCLWSVRNAPWSIWFPLLCFTLHFLCWAIICSTLMIFDYPELLGIKQVYYECLGLGDPLSHKSPHAQRFLSHFRHPVCLELGVVLWLLPALSLDRLLLAGTLSTYLALAHSLDKQDLAYLCVQINSKMQLLAEPHRGIADTSDRDSSNQKEK; encoded by the exons ATGGCGTCAGTCACGGGACGTGGCTGGGCTCTCTGCACCGTGTCCCTGCTAAACTTTGCGTTTGTTTTCATATCTGGTGCAGACTTTATTCGGTTTATATCATTTCGAGCCATTTACCATAACATCACCGGAGATACGACACTGTGCCAAG ACTCCGTATCATGGTCGGTGGCCCTGCGGGACAGCTCTGTCCTCGGCTCTCTTGTTGTGGATCTGGGGCTGCTGGCTCTCTTCACCACCCAGCACAGTCTGCTCGCCTGGTCACCTGTCAAACAGGCCCTCCAGTCAGTGCTGGGGGCCCTGAACAGGACTGCGTACTGCTTCACCACTGCACTGGCACTCCAG ATCTTGATGAGGTACTGGCAGCCCGTGACTGGCGCCCCCTGTCTGTGGTCAGTGCGTAATGCACCCTGGAGTATCTGgttccctctgctctgcttcactCTGCACTTCCTCTGCTGGGCCATCATCTGCAGTACACTCATGATCTTTGATTACCCAGAACTGCTGGGCATCAAGCAG GTGTATTACGAGTGTCTCGGTTTAGGAGACCCCTTGTCCCACAAGTCGCCCCATGCCCAGCGCTTCCTGTCTCACTTCCGCCACCCGGTGTGCCTGGAGCTGGGTGTCGTGCTGTGGCTCCTGCCAGCCTTGTCCCTTGACAGGCTCCTGCTGGCGGGGACTCTGTCGACCTACCTGGCCCTGGCACACTCTCTGGACAAACAGGATTTAGCCTACCTCTGTGTCCAGATTAACAGCAAGATGCAGCTCCTTGCTGAGCCACACCGGGGCATCGCCGACACCTCCGACAGGGACAGCAGCAACCAGAAGGAGAAGTGA
- the LOC121192315 gene encoding LIM domain-containing protein 1-like, which produces MGHLFHDTCFTCSVCSKKLIGESFYSVSGGIYCENDFLYSGVHPSQEMCNSCGYLIMDMVLQARGKSYHPSCFRCVICRQGLEGQPFTVDSDSRVYCVSDYHKAQAPCCAACRMPILPSEGSTESIRVVSSNRNFHVECYSGEVNLI; this is translated from the exons ATGGGACATTTATTCCACGACACTTGTTTCACCTGCAGCGTTTGCA GTAAAAAGCTCATTGGAGAGTCATTTTATTCAGTGTCAGGAGGAATCTATtgtgaaaatgactttttg TACTCAGGAGTTCATCCATCCCAAGAAATGTGTAACAGCTGTGGGTATTTAATCATGGATATG GTCCTGCAGGCTCGTGGGAAGTCCTACCATCCGTCCTGCTTTCGCTGTGTCATCTGCAGACAGGGCCTGGAGGGTCAGCCCTTCACTGTAGACTCAGACAGCAGGGTTTACTGTGTCAGCGACTACCACAA GGCCCAGGCTCCCTGCTGTGCTGCCTGCAGAATGCCGATACTGCCATCTGAG GGGTCTACAGAGTCCATTCGAGTGGTATCATCTAACAGAAATTTCCATGTAGAGTGCTACAGTGGTGAGGTTAACCTCATTTAA